A portion of the Luxibacter massiliensis genome contains these proteins:
- the malQ gene encoding 4-alpha-glucanotransferase encodes MRESGILLPVFALPSAYGIGCFSKEAYVFVDQLRAAGQGRWQILPLGPTGYGDSPYQSFSTFAGNPYFIDLETLVQEGLLTQEECESFDFGCREDCIDYEKLYLSRFQVLHLAYERFNGQGDGEYERFLRENMEWLEEYCLFMALKNKHGGASWKEWEPPLRDRDEEALMAVREELQDEINFFRFQQYEFSRQWGRLRAYANERGVKVIGDIPIYVAFDSADTWASPELFQFDENNVPIAVAGCPPDGFSATGQLWGNPLYNWEYHKKTGYAWWMRRIAHCFRLYDTVRIDHFRGFDEYYAIPYGHPTAEHGKWMPGPGIDFFHTIEEKLGHLDIIAEDLGFLTDSVLQLLEESGFPGMKVIQFAFDSRESANYLPHTYTNNCVVYTGTHDNDTTRGWYHSVSRECREFAKEYLHRHTLDVDELSWDFAAMAMGSVAALCVIPVQDYLCLDSRGRINTPSTLGNNWTWRLKKGQIDDALIKEIWKITKLYGRLPRQ; translated from the coding sequence ATGAGAGAAAGTGGAATTTTGCTGCCGGTTTTTGCGCTGCCTTCTGCATATGGGATCGGCTGTTTTTCGAAGGAGGCCTATGTATTTGTGGATCAGCTAAGGGCTGCCGGGCAGGGAAGATGGCAGATACTGCCTTTGGGGCCTACGGGATATGGGGATTCTCCTTATCAGTCTTTTTCTACATTTGCGGGAAACCCATATTTTATCGACCTGGAAACGCTGGTTCAGGAGGGACTTCTGACCCAGGAGGAGTGTGAATCTTTTGATTTTGGCTGCAGAGAGGACTGTATTGATTATGAGAAACTGTATTTGTCAAGATTTCAAGTCCTGCATCTGGCATATGAGCGATTCAATGGACAGGGAGATGGGGAATATGAAAGGTTTCTCAGGGAGAATATGGAATGGCTGGAGGAGTACTGCCTGTTTATGGCCCTGAAAAATAAGCACGGGGGGGCAAGCTGGAAAGAATGGGAGCCGCCCCTCAGGGACAGGGATGAGGAGGCTCTTATGGCCGTCCGGGAGGAGCTTCAGGATGAGATAAACTTTTTTCGTTTCCAGCAATATGAGTTTAGCCGCCAGTGGGGCAGGCTTCGCGCATATGCCAATGAGAGGGGGGTTAAGGTCATAGGAGATATCCCAATTTATGTAGCCTTTGACAGTGCAGATACGTGGGCGTCACCGGAGTTGTTTCAGTTTGACGAAAATAATGTGCCCATTGCTGTGGCAGGATGCCCGCCCGATGGTTTCTCAGCCACTGGGCAGCTATGGGGAAACCCTCTCTATAATTGGGAGTATCATAAAAAGACGGGATATGCATGGTGGATGCGCAGGATTGCGCATTGCTTCCGGCTGTATGATACAGTCAGGATAGACCATTTCCGGGGATTTGATGAGTATTATGCCATTCCTTACGGCCATCCCACCGCAGAACATGGGAAGTGGATGCCGGGGCCGGGGATTGATTTTTTCCATACAATAGAGGAAAAGCTGGGACATTTGGATATTATTGCGGAGGATTTGGGATTCCTGACAGATTCTGTCCTGCAGCTCTTGGAAGAATCAGGATTTCCGGGGATGAAAGTCATACAGTTTGCCTTTGACTCCAGGGAGTCTGCTAATTATTTGCCCCATACTTATACAAATAATTGTGTGGTGTATACAGGCACCCATGACAATGATACGACACGGGGATGGTACCACAGTGTAAGCAGGGAGTGCAGGGAGTTTGCCAAGGAGTACCTGCACAGGCATACATTGGATGTGGATGAGCTTTCCTGGGATTTTGCCGCCATGGCTATGGGCAGCGTGGCCGCCCTTTGCGTGATTCCTGTACAGGACTATCTATGCTTAGACAGCCGTGGAAGAATCAATACCCCTTCTACATTGGGGAATAATTGGACATGGAGGCTGAAAAAGGGACAGATTGACGATGCTTTGATAAAAGAGATATGGAAGATTACGAAGTTATATGGCAGACTGCCGCGGCAATAG
- a CDS encoding glycogen/starch/alpha-glucan phosphorylase has product MNMRERLAKKLGRAISEASDLDIYYALLSIIQELSKEKENPGSKKKLYYISAEFLVGKLLSNNLINLGLYDEVKDILRENGKSISAVEEIEPEPSLGNGGLGRLAACFLDSISTLGFAGDGIGLNYHLGLFKQKFKNRLQTEIPNPWIEDQGWLEKTDVTYSVTFGGLTVRSRMYDIAVTGYNSITNKLHLFDIETVDEGIVDHGIQFDKEDIAHNLTLFLYPDDSDESGRLLRIYQQYFMVSNGARLILDECVGRGCSLYDLPEYAVIQINDTHPTMVIPELIRLLAERGMELDTAIDIVSRTCAYTNHTILAEALEKWPLAYLKKVVPQLVPIIEILDDKVRRKYEEERVAIIGRDDTVHMANIDIHYGFSVNGVASLHTEILKENELNHFYRIYPEKFNNKTNGITFRRWLLHCNPLLCGMLDAVIGKGYRTDAGHLEKLLDLQGDEGVLSRLVEIKKENKKSLCHYLSEIQGAALNPDSIFDIQIKRLHEYKRQQMNALYVIHKYLEIKSGKLPATPITVIFGAKAAPAYTIAKDIIHLILCLQDIVNQDPEVNPYLQVVMVENYNITKAEKLIPACDISEQISLASKEASGTGNMKFMLNGAVTLGTEDGANVEIHELVGDDNIFIFGASSDEVISHYKKADYISKEFYEKDKMTRAAVDFITSPEMLSIGRKENLERLKKELLNKDWFMTLLDFKKYVEKKEEALTAYEDKKAWAQKMLVNIAKAGYFSSDRTIEEYNKEIWKLKKVHH; this is encoded by the coding sequence ATGAATATGAGAGAAAGATTGGCTAAGAAACTGGGGAGAGCAATTTCGGAGGCTTCCGACCTAGATATTTATTATGCACTATTATCCATTATACAGGAGCTTTCAAAAGAAAAAGAAAATCCAGGCAGTAAGAAGAAGCTGTATTATATATCCGCTGAATTTTTGGTTGGGAAATTACTTTCAAATAATTTAATCAATTTGGGCCTGTATGATGAAGTGAAAGATATTCTGCGGGAAAATGGAAAAAGTATCAGTGCAGTAGAAGAGATAGAACCGGAACCATCGCTTGGAAATGGGGGCCTTGGGAGGCTGGCTGCCTGCTTTTTGGATTCCATCTCCACTCTTGGGTTTGCCGGCGATGGGATTGGCCTGAATTATCATCTTGGCCTTTTTAAACAGAAATTTAAAAACAGGCTGCAGACAGAGATACCCAACCCGTGGATTGAGGATCAGGGATGGCTGGAAAAGACGGATGTGACGTATTCTGTAACCTTTGGAGGATTGACGGTGCGTTCCAGAATGTACGATATTGCAGTGACAGGCTATAATAGTATTACAAATAAACTGCACCTGTTTGACATTGAAACTGTGGACGAGGGGATTGTGGACCATGGAATACAGTTTGACAAAGAGGATATCGCCCATAATCTGACGCTGTTTTTATATCCAGACGACAGTGATGAAAGTGGGCGGCTGCTGCGCATTTACCAGCAATATTTTATGGTCAGCAACGGGGCAAGGCTGATTTTAGATGAATGTGTGGGCAGGGGATGCAGCCTGTACGATTTGCCGGAGTATGCTGTAATTCAGATAAATGATACCCATCCAACCATGGTGATTCCAGAATTGATACGGCTCTTGGCGGAGAGGGGCATGGAACTGGATACTGCCATAGATATAGTTTCCCGTACCTGTGCATACACAAACCATACTATTCTGGCAGAGGCTTTGGAAAAGTGGCCTCTTGCTTATTTGAAGAAAGTAGTGCCCCAGTTAGTGCCAATTATTGAGATTCTGGATGATAAAGTCAGAAGAAAGTACGAGGAGGAGAGGGTTGCCATTATTGGCAGGGATGATACAGTGCATATGGCCAATATTGACATACATTATGGGTTTAGCGTCAACGGCGTGGCCTCCCTGCATACAGAGATTCTGAAAGAGAATGAGCTGAATCATTTTTACCGTATATATCCTGAAAAATTTAATAATAAAACCAATGGCATTACTTTCCGCAGATGGCTGTTGCACTGTAATCCTTTGTTATGCGGGATGCTGGATGCTGTCATTGGAAAGGGGTACCGTACGGATGCGGGGCATCTGGAAAAGCTTTTGGATTTACAGGGGGATGAAGGCGTCTTAAGTCGGCTGGTTGAAATCAAAAAAGAGAATAAAAAGTCTCTTTGCCATTATCTCAGTGAAATCCAGGGAGCTGCGCTGAACCCAGATTCTATTTTTGATATACAGATAAAGAGGCTCCATGAGTATAAGCGCCAGCAGATGAATGCACTATATGTGATCCACAAGTATTTGGAGATTAAGTCAGGAAAGCTGCCGGCAACCCCCATTACAGTGATTTTCGGGGCAAAGGCAGCTCCGGCATATACAATTGCAAAGGATATCATACACTTAATATTGTGTCTGCAGGACATAGTGAACCAGGATCCAGAAGTCAATCCTTATCTGCAGGTTGTCATGGTAGAAAATTATAATATTACGAAAGCGGAGAAGCTGATACCCGCCTGTGATATTTCAGAGCAGATTTCACTGGCATCCAAAGAGGCAAGCGGTACCGGAAATATGAAATTTATGCTGAATGGAGCAGTAACTCTTGGGACAGAGGACGGGGCAAATGTAGAAATCCATGAATTGGTGGGAGATGACAATATCTTTATTTTCGGCGCTTCCAGCGATGAAGTAATCAGCCATTACAAGAAAGCCGACTACATCTCCAAAGAATTCTATGAGAAAGATAAAATGACCAGGGCAGCAGTAGACTTTATTACAAGTCCGGAAATGCTCTCCATTGGCAGAAAAGAAAATCTGGAAAGACTAAAAAAAGAACTACTGAATAAAGATTGGTTCATGACACTTTTAGATTTCAAAAAATATGTAGAAAAGAAAGAAGAAGCTCTGACAGCATATGAGGATAAAAAAGCCTGGGCACAGAAAATGCTGGTAAATATAGCTAAGGCGGGATACTTCTCCTCAGACCGGACAATAGAGGAGTATAATAAAGAGATCTGGAAGTTAAAAAAGGTACACCACTAA
- a CDS encoding AraC family transcriptional regulator, whose protein sequence is MNITEYQNYHETKTHTSAEFPYNTYLCSIPLDFKHVPLHWHEEVELIVIKKGSGSVSVNFRQETVTAGDIILILPGQLHAIQQKPGFAMEYENIIFKQEILVTDSRDLCTQQFLLPFFHSDSSYATFISQLYPGYTGLSSCIIQIDNLCRTKPRGYQLAVKGWLFQFFYLLISSQNSRDYVPLVRTKSLEKLKTVLKYVEDHYGEPISIDDVASLTYYSKSHFMKFFKTHMQTGFTQYLNDYRLSMAARLLTATESPVLEIAALTGFDNLSYFNRVFKRKYRVTPTQYRKASAP, encoded by the coding sequence ATGAACATTACTGAATATCAAAATTACCATGAGACAAAAACCCATACTTCAGCAGAGTTTCCATATAACACTTACCTCTGTTCCATCCCCCTTGATTTCAAACATGTGCCCCTCCACTGGCATGAGGAAGTAGAGTTAATAGTCATCAAAAAAGGCAGCGGATCCGTGTCTGTTAATTTTCGCCAGGAGACAGTAACAGCAGGGGATATTATCTTAATCCTCCCCGGACAGCTTCATGCAATCCAGCAGAAACCAGGCTTTGCCATGGAATATGAGAATATTATTTTCAAACAGGAAATTCTCGTCACAGACAGCCGTGATTTATGTACCCAGCAATTTCTCCTCCCATTTTTTCACTCTGATTCATCTTATGCTACATTTATCTCTCAATTATATCCTGGTTACACTGGCCTGTCCTCCTGTATCATTCAGATAGATAATCTTTGCAGAACAAAGCCACGAGGATACCAGCTAGCTGTAAAAGGATGGCTTTTCCAATTTTTCTATCTGCTCATCTCCTCACAAAACAGCAGGGATTATGTTCCTTTAGTCAGAACAAAATCCCTGGAAAAGTTAAAAACTGTATTAAAATATGTGGAAGACCATTATGGAGAACCTATTTCTATAGATGATGTGGCCTCCCTGACATATTACAGCAAATCTCATTTTATGAAATTTTTCAAAACACATATGCAGACAGGATTTACACAATATCTAAATGACTACCGCCTATCCATGGCCGCGCGCCTGCTTACTGCAACAGAGTCTCCTGTATTAGAAATAGCCGCCCTTACCGGCTTTGATAATCTTTCATATTTTAACAGGGTTTTTAAGCGCAAGTATAGAGTTACCCCTACACAGTACCGTAAAGCCTCCGCCCCTTAA
- a CDS encoding prepilin peptidase: MQIRRAVGCMWVLADSYLGLEIYISGFIQEAGSVLFLALLIAIAYYDFRHHRIPDTYCVAILIFGMVAAGGWGLSVNERVFGGLAVSAGMVLLAVCRPGAFGGGDIKLSAAAGLGLGWRCMLSAFILAVLSAGIYAAYLLFCQREGMSRRFALGPFLCLGLCISFLGGDGLASWLLLA, translated from the coding sequence TTGCAGATAAGGCGCGCAGTGGGTTGCATGTGGGTGTTGGCAGATAGTTATTTGGGTTTGGAAATTTATATTTCGGGATTTATTCAGGAGGCCGGGAGTGTTCTATTCCTGGCTCTTTTGATTGCAATAGCATATTATGACTTTAGGCACCACAGGATACCGGATACATATTGCGTAGCTATCCTGATATTCGGGATGGTGGCTGCAGGGGGATGGGGCCTCTCTGTGAATGAGCGCGTTTTTGGGGGACTTGCAGTCAGCGCAGGAATGGTTCTGCTGGCTGTGTGCAGGCCAGGAGCTTTTGGCGGAGGGGACATTAAGCTTTCTGCTGCGGCAGGCTTAGGCCTGGGATGGCGCTGCATGTTATCGGCATTTATATTGGCTGTACTTTCTGCAGGAATTTATGCCGCTTACCTTCTATTCTGCCAAAGGGAAGGAATGAGTAGGAGGTTTGCCCTTGGCCCTTTCTTATGTCTGGGACTGTGTATTTCCTTTTTGGGAGGGGACGGCCTGGCAAGCTGGCTGCTCCTTGCTTAA
- a CDS encoding PHP-associated domain-containing protein has product MKIDMHCHVKEGSIDSKVSLDEYITILKSKGFQGMVITDHNTYKGYRHWKYHMKGKVHTDFVVLKGIEYDTRDAGHILVIMPEGVKMRLLEMRGMPVSVLIDLVHRNGGVLGPAHPCGEKYLSITNTKRFYTSPEVMKRFDFVEAYNCCESAASNAGAKKLAEKYGKVTVGGSDAHRAGCVGRAYTILPEPVSCETELISMIHKKTKFETGGRLYEKTTKDRIGKVNKVLVYSFWFYNKGGELIKRHGRNAKMEVENPIDPIDPIEMYYTGERRLS; this is encoded by the coding sequence ATGAAGATTGATATGCATTGCCATGTAAAGGAAGGTTCTATTGACAGTAAAGTAAGCCTGGATGAGTATATTACAATTCTGAAAAGTAAGGGATTCCAGGGAATGGTAATTACGGACCACAATACTTACAAGGGATACCGCCATTGGAAGTACCACATGAAGGGGAAAGTCCATACAGATTTTGTGGTTCTCAAAGGGATTGAGTATGATACAAGGGACGCAGGGCACATTTTGGTGATTATGCCGGAAGGCGTAAAGATGCGCCTCCTTGAGATGCGGGGAATGCCAGTTTCTGTCCTGATAGATCTTGTCCACCGCAATGGAGGGGTATTAGGGCCTGCCCATCCGTGCGGGGAGAAGTACCTCAGTATTACAAATACGAAACGGTTTTATACTTCCCCTGAGGTGATGAAGCGGTTTGATTTTGTGGAAGCGTATAATTGCTGCGAGTCAGCGGCTTCAAATGCGGGGGCAAAGAAGCTGGCCGAGAAGTATGGGAAAGTTACCGTGGGCGGCAGTGATGCCCATAGGGCGGGATGTGTAGGACGGGCTTATACGATTCTGCCAGAGCCTGTGTCCTGTGAAACTGAACTGATATCCATGATTCACAAAAAGACTAAATTTGAGACCGGGGGCAGGCTGTATGAGAAGACTACCAAGGATAGAATCGGAAAGGTGAATAAGGTGTTGGTATATTCCTTCTGGTTTTATAACAAAGGCGGCGAACTCATAAAACGCCATGGCAGGAATGCGAAGATGGAAGTTGAGAACCCTATTGATCCTATTGACCCCATTGAAATGTATTATACAGGTGAACGGAGGCTGTCATAG